A stretch of DNA from Rhinoraja longicauda isolate Sanriku21f chromosome 9, sRhiLon1.1, whole genome shotgun sequence:
AGACCGCCTATGTGCTGATGGGCTCGGTGTGGGTGGCTTCCCTACTGTTGGCCGTGCCGTCCGCCTACTTCACCGCTGAGACTCTCATCCCACACGCCAACGCCCAGCACAAGGTGTTCTGCGGCCAGATCTGGCCCAGCGACCAGCAAGTGTCCTACAAGTCGTACTACATGTGCGTCTTCATCCTGCAGTTCGTGGGACCCTCGGTCGCCATGGGACTGTGCTATGTCCAGATCTCCAGGGAGCTTTGGTTCAGACGTGTGCCTTGTTTCCAGACGGAGCAGATCCGGAGAAGActgagatgcaggaggaagaCAGTCCTCATGTTGGTGAGCATCCTGACTGTCTTTATTTTGTGCTGGGCACCTTACTACGGGTTCATCATGGTCCGGGACTTCTACCCGTCCCTGGTTACCAAGGAGAAACACTACATCACCGTCTTCTACGCCGTGGAGTCCATCGCGATGAGTAACAGTGTGATCAACACCGTGTTCTTTGTGACCGTGAAGAACAACACGGCCAGGTACCTGAAGAAGATGCTGCTGCTGAGGCTGACGTCCACCTACGGCAGGTCCCAGGAACACGACGTGAGGACAACCGCGCTGCCGCTGTCCGAGGAGCTGCAACTCAAATAGGTCCCGGACAtcatggggtgtgtgtgggtgtgtgggtgaggtgaCAGCTAATTATGGGGTGTGTGAGGGTGAGGTGGCAGTGACATTGGCGAAGGCGAGGGAGGGTCCGGGATGTGGCACATCCACCTGCTGACAACCGCTGTGCGGGTCATtgttagtgtgtgagtgtgtgtgtgtgtgtgtgtgtgtgtgtgtgtgtgtgtgtgtgtgtgtgtgtgtgtgtgtgtgtgtgtgtgtgtgtgtgtgtgaatgtgtgtgtgtgtgtgtatgtgtgcgtatgtgtgtgtgtgtgtgtgtgtgtgtgtacgtgtctgTGTACGTCTGTGTACGTGTGcgaatgtgtttgtgtgtgtgtgtgtatgtgtgtgagtgagtgtgtgtgtgtgtgtgagtgtgtgtgtgaatgcgtgtgtgtgtgtgtgtgtatgtgtgtgtgtgaatgtatgtgtgtgtgtgtatgcgtgtgtgaatgtatgtgtgtgtgtgtgtatgcgtgtgtgtgaatgtgtgtgtgtgtgtgaatgtatgtgtgtgtgtgtgtgtgtgtgtgtgtgtgtgtgtgtgtatgtacgtgtgtgtgtgtgcgtatgtgtgtgtgaatgtgtgtgtgtgtatgtgtgtgtgagtgtatgtgtgtgtgtatgcgtgtgtgtgagtgtgtgtgtgtgtatgagtgtgagtgtgtgtgtgtgtgtgtgtgtgtgtgtatgagtgtgtgtgtgtgtgtgtatgtgtgtgtatgagtgcgtgaatgtatgtgtgtgaatgtatgtgtgtgtatgtatgtgtgtgaatgtgtgtgtgtgagtgtgtgtgtgagtgtgcgtgtgagtgtgtgaatgtgtgtgtgtgtgtgtgtgtgtgtgtgtgtgtgtgtgtgtgtgtgtgcgtgtgtgcgtgtgagtgtgtgtgtgtgtgtgtgtgtgtgtgtgtgagtgtgtgggatgTCACCAGTCTCTGGCAGCGCTGTATTGTAAATGTGTGGGGTTCTGTTTTACTACCGATGGTCATTATTTATTTGCATGTTGTGCCTTCCTGGTTCTCAGTCGCTGGAGATGATCTATTACCTGAACTGTTCTTCAAATTATCCGCATATTCTACGATgcaagtttatttttttaaacggcTGCAAGCATTGTACGGAATTAAATGTTTATGAGGTTTAAACagaatgttaattttttttttaatgaattataAACAAGACGGATCCGAATTAGTTTTGTGTTTGTTTATGGGTCGTTTTGTTTTGTGGTTATTTTCTGACCAATTGtgaataaaaatattaattgagccGCGTTAATATTTTGGGATTCATTTATTTTCGCATTTAAATAAATTAATCGAGGAAAACCCATCACTGGCGTTCGTTCGTACAAGATTAGTCCAGGGACGTATTGTTGAACGGTTTGCCCGCTGCGTTTCAGTGTGAGGAGGGGGTTGCCGAACTGACACGAAGTCAGATTACTGAGCAAATTTAAAATCAATGTAACCAAAAGAACCAGTCGCTTTCTTTTCAACCCAACGCCCATGTCCAACCCAACATCCACTCTGCCCGCAGCGCCGATTAATTTCGAAATAGCCACACTTTTAGGACAATTGCAAAGctaatactttaaaaaatatatatttctgagcTCAATGAACTGCTCTGGTAGTCACTTAAATCTACAAAGCTAGGGTAAGTCccatttttaaaacaatattgaacattgggcggcacggtagcgcagcggtagagttgctgctttacagcgaatgcagcgccagagactcaggttcgatcctgactacgggtgctgtactgtaaggagtttgtacgttctccccgtgacctgcgtgggttttctccgagatcttcggtttcctcccacactccaaagacgtacaggtatgtaggttaattggctgggtaaatgtaaaaattgtccctagtgggtgtaggatagtgttaatgtgcggggatcactgggcggcacggacttggagggccgaaaaggcctgtttccggctgtatgtatatgatatgatatgatgatgattgaGTAAGGAAATATAGACTCGTTTGCTACAGATTACGTGCATCAGGGGAGAATATAGTTCTCTTTTTTAAATATAGTTCTCTTTCTttcttataagaagataactgcagatgctggtacaaatcgaaggtttttattcacaaaatgctggagtaactcagcaggtcaggcagcatctcgggagagaaggaatgggtgacgtttcgggtcgagagcctttttTTCTTACTTGTTTTCTGAACGGATTGGTCTACattttctcctctcactttaagaCAGGCCGCCGCACATATGTGCTCCAAGGTTAAACAGCGAGATTGTTTTTTAAATACTATTTCACAAGTCTTTCgtgttgaattgaataaatgttattcgcCAAGTGTGTACACATGCAAGAATGTGCATTGGGGCTTCGCTCGCAGGTAACAACACGAagttacagtggacaattaaaaataaaacattataatttaaacatgtgaagaatgaaataaaataccagagcaagagGAGGCTACAGACTATTTAAAGTATCTTTATGATCCGAGGCGATATTGCCCTCGGACAGCGAGTTCGTGTTTTTCTTACCAATCAATCGTTGCATCTTGCAACCTCTTTATGGTTAGAATAAATTATTTAATCTCTTCGGTCAAGTTCGAACTGCCCGAAGAAGTATTTGCTAAGTAGTGATTTTTCACGAACCTAACCGTGGAGGTGTTTATTAAATAGTGCTTTTTCACGCACAGTGCGTTTAAATCGAGGGTCTGAATTTTTATAAGAAGTCTTTACAATATTTACCTCCTGTACCGCTCAACAATGGAACTGCGATCAGTATCTTTAGATTTCATTTCAGAACTCCAGCTTACAAAGTCCTCACTTTTACTGtcgagcccgaaacgtcacctacctatattccctctctccagagatgctgcctgacccgctgagttactccagcttttttgtgtcaatagacaatagacaataggtgcaggtggaggccatttggcccttcgagccagcaccgccattcaatgtgatcacggctgatcattctcaatcagtaccccgttcctgccttctccccataccccctgactccgctatccttaagagctctatctagctctctcttgaatgcattcagagaatcggcctccaatgccttctgacggcagagaattccacagattcacaactctctgactgaaaaagtttttcctcgtctcagttctaaatggcctaccccttattcttaaactgtcgcccctaatgttctggactcccccaacattgggaacatgtttcctgcctctaacgtgtccaaccccttaataatcttatacgtttcgataagatctcctctcatccttctaaattccagtgtatacaagtctatcttcggtttaaaccggcatctgcggttccttccaacacttGTATTTTTGTGTAAAAGCAAGTGCCGCTTGGAATCTTTATGGGATCCCAGTGCATATGTTATATACAATATATCTGGGGAATTTttattttactccagcattttgtgaataaataccttcgatttgtaccagcatctgcagttattttcttattttaactCTAATCACTTTCAAGCTAAAACGTTGCGAAAAAAAAATGCTAAAAAAAGTTGAGAATATTTTCCACACAATTTACTGTGGAAATTGTAATATAAAGCAACGTTTATGTTGCAATTCGGGTTTTTTTCCAGTCAAGTTGCTAATTAATACCCAGCCAATGAATAATTGTAAATATTACCTCCCCTGCATACTGTTTTTTAATAACTATATCTTGAATTCTGAGGCTTAGATTACTGAGACACACACAGGAATGGATTGATAATCACACTAATGAATGATGCTGATTTCAGAATGAAAACTGGAAGATATAAAAGAATCACTGACAACCTCGCCACTAACTCAATTAAAACATCATGGAATTTCACACAAGGTCACGCACTCCGTTATTTTTACGTGTAAgcatactgattattaatttagggGGGGGAAACAGGAAGTTCGTTTAATTTTGCCTCATCTGGCCTCACATCGATCACAAATGTAACACGGTCCTAATGATGAAACCACCTTAGAAATTAATTGTGTTGCTTTTAAATACGACTTAACCTAGCCCTAGAAAACTAAGTGACTAagttcttccctcgcacaattaaagcatggaatagttttcaccctactgtagttactcaaccagCCGAAaccaaatttaaggcagctccctttctccaagaagcccttcttgcttaagtccgcactccgccacctccagtttaaattccatttggaatattttggacgaTCGAGAACCAAGAACGAAGAACCAAGACTATCAGAAGAGCTCCTTGCGctgagaaatatatattttttagtatTAGCTTTGCAAATGACCCAAAAGTATagctattttaaaattatttagaaATTAATTCACTGTCAATAATTTCATTTctagttgagtctgaagaagggtctcgacccgaaacatcgcctattccttttctctagagatgctgcctgacccgctgagttactccagcttttttagtcTTATCTGTTAGCTGAGTTTGTAATTCAGAGAATAGTTTAATATTCCAAAATTGATTATTTTATTTCGACTGAAGGACACGAagcaaagagagaaaaaaatgaatggGAAAGAACtgtttttaaaacttttaaaaaagttTTCTTGATTTAATACATAGTGAAGTTGCACAAAACCCCCCCATACTCCAACTAATAACAGGAGGACAGACTCAGTGAAAGAAAGAAATTATTTGGATAAGTGATATCCTTGGCGGAACAAAATGTATAATGCAAGAGAAAACTCAAGGCTGATTAACATATATATATAGGATTAGGTTGGCGGACTATCTGAGTTTGGTCACTCCTCTGGGAATACTAAACTACTCCCTTCTCATGAAGGCAATGCTTTCTCACAGTAATAGACCCCGACTGTCCAAAGCAAATTGAAAAATTATAACCATTTTATAACAGGACTTGAAACCAGCAGTTCAGAGaattctgcagtttttgttttgaatGGATCGTTTTAACATCTCGGTACAATTACACGCAGCCCAACAAACAGGGTTAACGATTACGCAGCCTTCAGAAAGATTTTGCAAAGACACTTTGTGCAGCACGGTTcagaagagtttagtttattgtcacgtctgccgaggtacggtgaaaaagctttggttgcgtgctaaccagtcagcggaaagaccaggtagacacagaatgctggagtaactcagtgggtcaggcagcatctctggagagaaggaatgggcgacccgaaacgtcacccatttccttctctccagagatgttgcctgacccgctgagttactccagcaatccgaGCCCAGCCTAAAGACTTCCTCTTATTCAGCAGTTATTACATTAAAGAGAAATCAAATAGAATATATGGAAATATCGGCGGAGAACTGGACCTCTGTTTAACTATTTCAGTGACTCCAGATTAGAAATGAAGTGTGTGCGTACTGCCTGAAGGGTGGTTAACCATTTCTGAATTTCAATCGTGTCCTTTTAGAATAAGATTtcaagacgtttcgggtcacccattccttctctccagagatgctgcctgacccattgagttgttactccagcattttgtttcgagaccggaaacgtcacccattctttctctccagagatgctgcctgacccgctgagttgttactccagcatttctgtgtctaccttcgatttaatctagcatctgcagtttttattttgtcCCCTGCAGTGGAAAGACATGGTTACAGTCGAGGCATCTCCAGGGTATAGATTCACCATCCGTACAAAGAGATTTGTGTACGCAAAACGCTCACttttgtgaaacatagaaacatagaaaataggtgcaggagtaggccattcggcccttcgagcctgcaccgccattcaatatgatcatggctgatcatccaactcagtatcccgttcctgccttctctccataccccctgatccctttagccacaagggccacatctaactccctcttaaatatagccaatgaactggcctcaactaccttctgtggcagagaattccacagattcaccactctctgtgtgaaaaaaaacgttctcatctcggtcctaaaagacttcccccttatccttaaactgtgaccccttgttctggacttccccaacatcgggaacaatcttcctgcatctagcctgtccaaccccttaagaattttgtaagtttctataagatcccccctcaatctactAAATTCCAGCGAAACAAGAGGAAGTTGTGTTCTAAGACTTTTATTTTTGGTGGACCACGTGGATTCTCCCATtcggatagacccaaaatgctggagtaactcagctgagtaAACGTAGCCTTCCTCATATGCGTTCAGTCAAGAAGGCTCCT
This window harbors:
- the prokr1b gene encoding prokineticin receptor 1b isoform X2; this encodes MVMEDPCNDLFEVYQQLDLRDPLQSQNVSCDDPDYDISRSERQDFTADATFRAARTMVGLVLVGIMLVCGVGNFTFIASLARCKKLRNVTNLLIANLAVSDLLVAVVCCPFEMDYYVVKQLSWVHGLALCASVNYLRTASLYVSTNALLAIAIDRYLAIVHPLKPRMKRQTAYVLMGSVWVASLLLAVPSAYFTAETLIPHANAQHKVFCGQIWPSDQQVSYKSYYMCVFILQFVGPSVAMGLCYVQISRELWFRRVPCFQTEQIRRRLRCRRKTVLMLVSILTVFILCWAPYYGFIMVRDFYPSLVTKEKHYITVFYAVESIAMSNSVINTVFFVTVKNNTARYLKKMLLLRLTSTYGRSQEHDVRTTALPLSEELQLK
- the prokr1b gene encoding prokineticin receptor 1b isoform X1, which codes for MLGFKPKMDTECWSNSAVFTPLKRWDWDRPTAPMVMEDPCNDLFEVYQQLDLRDPLQSQNVSCDDPDYDISRSERQDFTADATFRAARTMVGLVLVGIMLVCGVGNFTFIASLARCKKLRNVTNLLIANLAVSDLLVAVVCCPFEMDYYVVKQLSWVHGLALCASVNYLRTASLYVSTNALLAIAIDRYLAIVHPLKPRMKRQTAYVLMGSVWVASLLLAVPSAYFTAETLIPHANAQHKVFCGQIWPSDQQVSYKSYYMCVFILQFVGPSVAMGLCYVQISRELWFRRVPCFQTEQIRRRLRCRRKTVLMLVSILTVFILCWAPYYGFIMVRDFYPSLVTKEKHYITVFYAVESIAMSNSVINTVFFVTVKNNTARYLKKMLLLRLTSTYGRSQEHDVRTTALPLSEELQLK